In a genomic window of Streptomyces roseoviridis:
- a CDS encoding nicotinamide mononucleotide transporter family protein: protein MWSDMIGNTIGLIALALGWRRSILTWPAQLLSGVVLVGAYASAHLSGGVGKQLLVIGVAAWGWWQWNRGRQQAQDGSIAVRFASWKERGLLLAGAVLGTLAVGGLFTLYPSLSWSPWADAYIFVGTLVAMVAQARGLVEFWFAWLLVDLVGVPLAFSSGLAFSGLVYVIYFALVIWGMRDWWLRTRTAPVLEGAAA, encoded by the coding sequence ATGTGGTCCGACATGATCGGCAACACGATCGGTCTGATCGCCCTGGCCCTCGGCTGGCGCCGCTCCATCCTCACCTGGCCCGCCCAGCTGCTCTCCGGCGTCGTCCTCGTCGGCGCCTACGCCTCCGCCCACCTCTCCGGCGGCGTCGGCAAGCAGCTCCTCGTCATCGGCGTCGCCGCCTGGGGCTGGTGGCAGTGGAACCGCGGCCGGCAGCAGGCACAGGACGGCTCCATCGCCGTCCGCTTCGCCAGCTGGAAGGAGCGCGGGCTGCTCCTCGCCGGCGCCGTCCTCGGCACCCTCGCCGTCGGCGGCCTGTTCACCCTCTACCCGTCGCTCTCCTGGAGCCCGTGGGCCGACGCGTACATCTTCGTCGGCACCCTCGTCGCGATGGTCGCCCAGGCCCGCGGTCTGGTCGAGTTCTGGTTCGCCTGGCTGCTGGTCGACCTCGTCGGCGTCCCCCTCGCCTTCAGCAGCGGCCTCGCCTTCTCCGGCCTGGTCTACGTCATCTACTTCGCCCTCGTCATCTGGGGCATGCGCGACTGGTGGCTCCGGACGCGTACGGCTCCCGTCCTGGAAGGAGCAGCGGCATGA
- a CDS encoding bifunctional 3,4-dihydroxy-2-butanone-4-phosphate synthase/GTP cyclohydrolase II, which translates to MSTAPLLFDATDLALDPVEQAIRDIAAGRPVVVVDDEDRENEGDLVIAAEMATPEVVAFMMSECRGLICAPMEHEELERLQLPQMVDHNTESMKTAFTVSVDAAPAHGVTTGISAADRATTLRMLASGAYEPSDFVRPGHIFPLRAKEGGVLVRNGHTEAAVDLARLAGLRPAGAIVEIAGEDGVMLRLPELIPFARKHGLTIISIEDLIAYRRSAEPTVRREAEVHLPTAHGEFTAYGYRSTVDGVEHVALVHGDIGDGEDVLVRVHSECLTGDVFHSLRCDCGPQLQASMDRITEAGRGVVVYLRGHEGRGIGLLSKLRAYELQERGRDTLDANLELGLPADARDYAAGAQILADLGVRSLRLMTNNPDKIDALTRHGLKVEAREPMPVTAGEHNLRYLRTKRDRMGHDLPWLDGSPAATCGNQ; encoded by the coding sequence ATGAGCACGGCACCCCTCCTGTTCGACGCCACCGACCTCGCCCTCGACCCCGTCGAGCAGGCCATCCGCGACATCGCGGCGGGCCGCCCCGTCGTCGTGGTCGACGACGAGGACCGCGAGAACGAGGGCGACCTCGTCATCGCCGCCGAGATGGCCACCCCCGAGGTCGTCGCCTTCATGATGAGCGAGTGCCGCGGCCTGATCTGCGCCCCCATGGAGCACGAGGAGCTGGAGCGCCTCCAGCTGCCCCAGATGGTCGACCACAACACCGAGTCGATGAAGACCGCCTTCACCGTCTCCGTCGACGCGGCCCCCGCCCACGGCGTCACCACCGGCATCTCCGCCGCCGACCGCGCCACCACCCTGCGCATGCTCGCCAGCGGCGCGTACGAGCCGTCCGACTTCGTCCGCCCCGGCCACATCTTCCCGCTGCGCGCCAAGGAAGGCGGCGTCCTGGTCCGCAACGGCCACACCGAGGCCGCCGTCGACCTCGCCCGGCTCGCGGGACTGCGCCCGGCCGGCGCGATCGTCGAGATCGCCGGCGAGGACGGCGTCATGCTGCGGCTGCCGGAGCTCATCCCCTTCGCCCGCAAGCACGGCCTGACGATCATCTCCATCGAGGACCTGATCGCCTACCGCCGCTCGGCCGAGCCGACCGTCCGCCGCGAGGCCGAGGTCCACCTGCCCACCGCGCACGGCGAGTTCACCGCGTACGGCTACCGCTCCACCGTCGACGGCGTCGAGCACGTCGCCCTCGTCCACGGTGACATCGGCGACGGCGAGGACGTCCTGGTGCGGGTCCACTCCGAGTGCCTGACCGGAGACGTCTTCCACTCGCTGCGCTGCGACTGCGGCCCCCAGCTCCAGGCGTCCATGGACCGCATCACCGAGGCCGGCCGCGGCGTCGTCGTCTATCTGCGCGGCCACGAGGGCCGCGGCATCGGCCTGCTGTCCAAGCTGCGCGCCTACGAACTCCAGGAGCGCGGCCGCGACACCCTCGACGCCAACCTGGAGCTCGGCCTCCCGGCCGACGCCCGCGACTACGCCGCCGGCGCCCAGATCCTCGCCGACCTCGGGGTCCGCAGCCTGCGGCTCATGACCAACAACCCCGACAAGATCGACGCCCTCACCCGCCACGGCCTGAAGGTCGAGGCCCGCGAGCCCATGCCCGTCACGGCGGGCGAGCACAATCTCCGCTACCTGCGCACCAAGCGCGACCGGATGGGCCACGACCTGCCCTGGCTGGACGGCTCCCCGGCCGCCACCTGCGGCAACCAGTAA